TTCTTGGGTTATATATTCACACCTTACGGTGACAATATCGAAACCAAGTTGGCGTAGCTCCTGCACTCGTGCCGCCGGGTGGAGCACATTCAAGAGTCGCCGGGCCTCAAGGGTGGTCAAGGAGCCTTTCCGCAGAGCCGCGAGGATGCGGTTGCGTTGGGCGGCGGCTGAGTTTTCAAGGTCATTGACGACGAGGTCGGGGGCGGGCATTGTGGCCTTGGTCGTTCCACTTTTCCCGCCCCCCGCGTCCTGGCCGATGCGGGGGGCTTTTTCTTTGGTGGTCATGGTCGCCCGCCCCTATTTCGCCCGCCGGGGCATGGTGTCGCGGGTCAGGACTTTGCAGCCATCCAAAAATGATTGAAGGTCCGCCGGGTCATAGACCACAACCTTTCCGAGTTTGGAATACTTCGGCCCGCGCCCCTTGCATCTCCATACCTCAAGAGTTCCCGCAGAAACGTTCAATACCTTCGCCGCTTCCTTGGTTCGTAATGCTTGGGTCATGTCGTGTCTCCTTTGAACGTAGTTAAACTTCCAAGGAGATGCGAGAAATGAAACAAAAGGGGAAGCTATCCCGCTATCCCGCCAGACAACTTTCTTGTCCCGTCTCGAAAGAGGGGTGCTCCGGGATAGCTTGGGGGGACGGAGGATGGCGAAGGGGTAGAAAACGAGAATTGACGGGCTGTCCCGCTATGTTTTGGGAAGGTGGGACAGCCTCGGGAGAATGCTATTTG
The nucleotide sequence above comes from Desulfovibrio inopinatus DSM 10711. Encoded proteins:
- a CDS encoding helix-turn-helix domain-containing protein, with translation MTTKEKAPRIGQDAGGGKSGTTKATMPAPDLVVNDLENSAAAQRNRILAALRKGSLTTLEARRLLNVLHPAARVQELRQLGFDIVTVRCEYITQEGRLLRVARYILRGRTAQ
- a CDS encoding helix-turn-helix transcriptional regulator — protein: MTQALRTKEAAKVLNVSAGTLEVWRCKGRGPKYSKLGKVVVYDPADLQSFLDGCKVLTRDTMPRRAK